The Mucilaginibacter terrenus genome has a segment encoding these proteins:
- a CDS encoding MDR family MFS transporter, producing the protein MPSIIQLYKNAYSGLSRNNWYLSIVMLINRSGTMVVPFLTIYCVKQLHFSVEQAGYIMALFGVGAILGAFIGGKLSDRIGFYDMQTGTLLSGGIMFIVLGFQHTFTTLGAGTFILSLCNEAFRPANSTAIAHYSKPENKTRSYSLHRLAVNLGWAVGAATGGFLASINYHLLFWVDGCTNILAALILLKLMPRSHYTKPVSFTKSTSRKSSPYRDKVFVTFIVLITLFNICFFQFFVMEPVFYKLEWHFNERFIGALLALNGIFIALVEMVMINQLEGKRHPLSFISIGVLVTGVGFSLLNVLPPGAIAGVAIVLIITFGEMLSMPFMNAYWVARSQEHNRGQYAALYAMSWAAAQVIAPAVGAQVIGIGGFTLLWWLLVGVCGAVCAGLLLMYYFNKEQNVAADLYHIEQELQEPL; encoded by the coding sequence ATGCCCTCTATCATTCAGCTATACAAAAACGCCTACAGCGGCCTCTCTCGTAACAACTGGTATTTGAGCATAGTTATGCTCATCAACCGGAGCGGCACTATGGTGGTACCCTTCCTTACTATTTACTGCGTAAAGCAACTGCATTTCAGCGTAGAGCAGGCTGGCTATATTATGGCCCTGTTTGGTGTTGGTGCTATACTTGGGGCCTTCATCGGTGGAAAACTGTCGGATCGTATCGGCTTTTACGACATGCAGACAGGCACACTCCTAAGCGGCGGCATTATGTTCATTGTTTTGGGTTTTCAGCACACCTTTACTACGCTGGGTGCAGGTACCTTTATCTTAAGCTTATGCAACGAAGCTTTCAGGCCTGCTAACTCTACGGCAATAGCTCACTACAGCAAGCCGGAGAATAAAACGCGTTCCTACTCGCTTCATCGTCTTGCAGTAAACCTCGGCTGGGCGGTTGGTGCGGCCACAGGCGGCTTTCTGGCGTCCATAAATTACCATTTACTGTTTTGGGTGGATGGTTGCACCAATATATTGGCTGCGCTCATCCTGCTTAAACTAATGCCAAGATCACACTACACCAAACCCGTAAGCTTTACTAAATCAACTTCGCGTAAATCATCTCCTTACCGGGATAAGGTCTTCGTCACCTTTATTGTACTGATCACTCTGTTTAATATCTGCTTTTTCCAGTTCTTTGTAATGGAGCCCGTGTTTTATAAGTTGGAGTGGCACTTCAACGAGCGTTTTATTGGCGCCCTGCTGGCACTGAACGGTATCTTCATCGCACTTGTGGAGATGGTGATGATCAATCAGCTGGAAGGAAAGCGGCACCCGCTGTCATTCATCAGCATTGGTGTGCTGGTTACCGGCGTTGGTTTTTCGCTGCTGAATGTTCTGCCGCCAGGTGCTATTGCAGGTGTCGCAATCGTGTTGATCATCACGTTTGGAGAAATGCTGAGCATGCCCTTTATGAATGCTTATTGGGTAGCGCGGTCTCAGGAGCATAATCGTGGGCAGTATGCCGCCCTGTACGCCATGAGCTGGGCTGCGGCACAGGTGATAGCACCTGCTGTGGGCGCACAGGTAATCGGCATCGGCGGCTTTACATTATTGTGGTGGCTGCTGGTGGGTGTGTGCGGCGCGGTTTGTGCGGGACTGCTGCTAATGTATTATTTTAATAAGGAACAAAATGTAGCTGCCGACCTCTATCATATTGAGCAGGAGCTGCAAGAACCACTGTAA
- a CDS encoding HAD family hydrolase, with protein sequence MKHVLILDLDNTIYPVSSIAGKLFGELFKLIDEHLLPADNEAVEKAKDELTRRPYQHVADEFGFSEELKEKGMQLLNNITFDEPMQPYAAYDDLRAITVDKYLVTTGFTKLQMSKVKMLGIEADFKGIYIVDPERSSQTKKDIFQQIMTDNGYTAEDALVIGDDPKSEIKAAVELGIDTFLFDPHDKHGDATVTYRSADYQDVIRIVTEG encoded by the coding sequence ATGAAACACGTACTTATTCTTGATCTCGATAATACCATCTATCCGGTAAGTTCGATAGCCGGTAAACTGTTCGGCGAGCTCTTCAAGTTGATTGATGAACATCTGTTGCCGGCAGACAACGAAGCAGTGGAGAAGGCTAAGGACGAGCTTACCCGCCGCCCCTACCAGCATGTAGCCGATGAGTTTGGCTTTAGCGAAGAACTAAAAGAGAAAGGAATGCAGCTGCTTAACAACATCACGTTTGATGAGCCGATGCAGCCCTATGCAGCATATGATGATCTACGCGCTATAACGGTAGATAAGTACCTGGTGACAACCGGTTTTACCAAACTGCAGATGAGCAAAGTGAAAATGCTAGGTATAGAAGCAGATTTTAAAGGTATTTACATTGTTGACCCGGAAAGGTCCAGCCAAACAAAGAAGGACATCTTTCAGCAAATAATGACCGACAACGGCTATACTGCTGAAGATGCGCTTGTAATCGGCGATGACCCGAAGTCGGAGATTAAAGCTGCGGTTGAGCTCGGTATTGATACTTTCTTATTCGACCCGCATGATAAACATGGCGATGCAACAGTAACCTACCGCAGCGCGGATTATCAGGACGTAATCAGGATTGTAACGGAGGGTTAA
- a CDS encoding DinB family protein: protein MNNQPEVWLRGPLDNMPALTQPVAHALLQAREEVNAFMTDWPDEKLWDKVYSMASVGFHLQHMTGVLDRLFTYARGEKLSTEQLAYLQAEGKPTTIVYTTSALVGNFNRQVDKALQELSQIDPKILTDFRAVGRTELPSTVIGLYVHAAEHTMRHLGQLLVTANVVNPPLQS, encoded by the coding sequence ATGAACAATCAACCGGAGGTTTGGCTTCGAGGGCCGTTGGATAACATGCCTGCGCTAACGCAGCCTGTTGCACATGCGTTGCTACAGGCAAGAGAAGAGGTAAATGCTTTCATGACGGACTGGCCCGATGAAAAGCTTTGGGACAAGGTGTACAGTATGGCTTCCGTTGGTTTTCATTTGCAGCACATGACCGGTGTGCTCGACCGTTTATTTACTTATGCCCGTGGCGAAAAGTTATCCACAGAACAATTAGCCTATTTGCAAGCAGAAGGTAAACCGACCACAATTGTATACACTACATCTGCTTTGGTGGGTAATTTTAACAGACAGGTTGATAAAGCCTTACAGGAATTAAGCCAGATAGATCCAAAAATCCTTACTGACTTCCGAGCAGTCGGGCGCACCGAACTGCCGTCAACAGTAATTGGCTTATACGTGCATGCCGCCGAGCACACGATGCGCCACCTGGGGCAACTGCTGGTAACAGCAAATGTGGTTAACCCTCCGTTACAATCCTGA
- a CDS encoding glycosyl hydrolase has protein sequence MRKLLYVVPLLLLSCRPMAQTFKPVNKNASAEVKNLLAYLYEINGKHMLSGQHNYNSDLNVFSDSAKNITGKYPALWGTDFILWGDKDLGQNIVNESIKKSREGYLVTLMWHQGRPIDEPPYDWKKSVQGKLTAEQWTELTTPGTALNKKWVAQIDVIAGYLKQLQDAHVPVLWRPYHEMNGVWFWWGNKKGPNGIAKLYKMMYDRYTNYHHLNNLIWVWGANSLRDIPEDEAYHYKDFYPGAEYVDILGTDVYHFDYEQSDYEELLALANGKPIALTENGELPNATVLKHQPKWLWFMTWTSWLWTDNTKDRVKEVYGLPTTLSHDDVKERLATKP, from the coding sequence ATGAGAAAGTTATTATATGTAGTTCCGCTGTTATTGCTGTCGTGCCGGCCAATGGCACAAACCTTTAAGCCTGTTAACAAGAACGCCAGCGCTGAGGTGAAAAACCTGTTGGCTTACCTGTATGAGATTAACGGTAAGCACATGCTTTCGGGGCAGCATAACTATAACAGCGACCTAAACGTATTCTCAGATTCGGCAAAGAACATCACAGGTAAATATCCGGCACTTTGGGGTACAGATTTTATCCTATGGGGCGATAAAGACCTTGGGCAGAATATCGTAAATGAATCAATAAAGAAATCGCGGGAAGGTTATTTAGTTACCTTGATGTGGCACCAGGGCCGGCCAATAGATGAACCACCCTACGACTGGAAAAAAAGCGTACAAGGCAAGCTTACCGCCGAACAATGGACGGAGCTGACCACACCAGGCACTGCCTTAAATAAGAAGTGGGTAGCACAAATTGACGTCATAGCAGGCTATTTAAAACAGCTGCAGGATGCGCATGTGCCGGTACTATGGCGCCCTTATCACGAGATGAACGGCGTATGGTTTTGGTGGGGCAACAAGAAGGGACCAAACGGTATTGCCAAGCTCTACAAGATGATGTATGACAGGTATACCAACTACCATCACCTTAATAACCTGATATGGGTTTGGGGTGCCAACAGCCTGCGCGACATACCCGAAGATGAGGCTTACCACTACAAAGATTTTTATCCGGGAGCCGAATACGTAGATATTTTAGGTACAGACGTTTATCACTTTGATTACGAACAAAGCGACTACGAAGAACTGCTTGCCCTTGCAAACGGCAAGCCCATAGCGCTTACTGAGAACGGCGAGTTACCCAATGCCACAGTGCTTAAGCACCAGCCTAAATGGCTGTGGTTTATGACCTGGACGAGTTGGTTATGGACAGATAACACCAAGGACCGTGTTAAGGAAGTTTATGGCTTGCCTACCACGCTAAGCCATGATGATGTGAAGGAAAGGCTGGCTACTAAACCTTAA